The Populus alba chromosome 6, ASM523922v2, whole genome shotgun sequence genome contains a region encoding:
- the LOC118048006 gene encoding derlin-1, whose translation MSSPAEYYKSLPPISKAYGTLCLFLTTAVQFGLFYLPDIELMYKPVFSSFQVWRLITTFFFLGNFSINFGIRLLMIARYGVQLEKGPFERRTADFLWMMIFGALSLLVLSAIPIFWSPFLGISLVFMLLYVWSREFPNAQINIYGLVTLKAFYLPWAMLALDVIFGAPLMPDLLGIIAGHLYYFLTVLHPLATGNIILRTPRWVNKLVARWRIGAPTPMYSSAQPDRTTQAADGNTSAAFRGRSYRLND comes from the exons ATGTCTTCTCCTGCTGA gtACTACAAGTCTCTTCCACCTATAAGCAAGGCTTATGGAACCTTGTGCCTGTTTCTCACCACAGCTGTTCAATTTGGACTTTTTTATTTGCCGGATATTGAATTGATGTATAAACCTGTGTTCTCGAGCTTTCAG GTATGGAGGCTGATCACAACCTTCTTTTTCCTTGGGAATTTCTCTATCAATTTTGGAATTCGCCTCTTAATGAT AGCAAGATATGGAGTTCAGTTGGAGAAAGGGCCGTTTGAAAGGCGTACAGCGGATTTCTTGTGGATGATGATCTTTGGAGCTCTATCATTATTG GTACTTTCTGCGATCCCCATTTTTTGGAGCCCTTTCTTGGGGATATCACTTGTGTTCATGCTTCTCTATGTTTGGAGTAGAGAATTTCCAAATGCCCAAATCAACATATATGGGCTTGTAACTCTTAAG gCCTTCTATCTGCCATGGGCGATGCTTGCTTTGGATGTTATTTTCGGTGCACCTCTTATGCCAGATCTCCTGGGAATTATAGCAGGGCATTTATATTACTTCTTGACTGTGTTGCATCCTCTTGCAACTGGAAACATCATATTGAGAACCCCCAGATGGGT AAATAAGCTGGTTGCAAGGTGGAGAATAGGAGCCCCAACCCCAATGTACAGTAGTGCACAGCCTGACAGAACTACTCAAGCGGCTGACGGCAATACCAGTGCTGCTTTCAGAGGGAGATCTTATCGTCTAAATGATTAG